TATAGTAATTTGTGGTTTCATATGGTTATATTATTCGCGGTCATTTAAACAAGCAGAAGTGTTACTTTTTCAAAAAGGAAGTTTGTTGACAAGTCAATCCAGATACTTAGTATGTCCAAAGTGTGGAAGTGCACAGGCCAGAAGTGGAGGGTATCAAGAATGTTGCAAAATTAGGTTATGAAAGGAGAAAGCCTCACAAAATTATGTGAGGCTTTCTTAAAATTTTGTGGCACTCCAAATAGTCCAACGATCTTGTTCAATAATCGGAGCTATATTGTTTAGTTTAGAGTGAATGTGATGGAGTAATTGAGAAAGTTCATTGTCTGTTAATTCGTATAAAATGGATCGGCCTGTGCGTGGTGATAAATCTTGTAATAATGTTTCAATAGAATCATGGATTTTTCGCACTTCCCACATTGTTTGAAGGGGAAGTGGATACATGCCGTTTTGTGCGATTAGTTGTTGTATGTGCGTTGCTTTTGGTCTTCGCTTTTCCTCTATTTGAATGAGTTTAGGATAGATGGAGAAGAAATACCCACGAATATGTTCTGGGCTTCCAGGAATTGTACAATCTTCAATGGTACGATCTTGAAGAATGAGCATTCCATTTTTCTTTAAGATACGTGAGGCCTCTTGTAAAAATTTCGGGATGTCTTGTAAATGATGGATAACAGCACGAGAAACCACAATATCAAAAGTTTCATTAGCAAATGGCATATGGTGGGCATCACCATGAATAAATGAGATGTTTGGGACGGAAGCGCAATTTTCTGTTGCCGCTTGCAACATTTTTTTTGAGAAATCGAAGCCGATGACT
This sequence is a window from Bacillus pseudomycoides DSM 12442. Protein-coding genes within it:
- a CDS encoding class I SAM-dependent methyltransferase; translation: MSINFHDAHNKYTYATRKADSSWCEMIQNIIDVSGKNIIDIGCGGGIYTKELALMRASKVIGFDFSKKMLQAATENCASVPNISFIHGDAHHMPFANETFDIVVSRAVIHHLQDIPKFLQEASRILKKNGMLILQDRTIEDCTIPGSPEHIRGYFFSIYPKLIQIEEKRRPKATHIQQLIAQNGMYPLPLQTMWEVRKIHDSIETLLQDLSPRTGRSILYELTDNELSQLLHHIHSKLNNIAPIIEQDRWTIWSATKF